Proteins encoded together in one Amblyomma americanum isolate KBUSLIRL-KWMA chromosome 1, ASM5285725v1, whole genome shotgun sequence window:
- the LOC144113193 gene encoding uncharacterized protein LOC144113193 isoform X1: protein MMHELGGLDTPRRLRLFPAIHRPEFLVDAHALVTGHKSYSVVNCVNWFRLAGDLVRHHELRLQAFPAGWERLRGSGQPHLEAHRRNMMHKLGGLDTSPRLRPLPSVHLWHPEFVADAQAMVTGDKSN, encoded by the exons ATGATGCACGAACTGGGTGGCCTGGACACACCTCGCCGCCTTCGACTTTTCCCCGCCATCCACCGCCCAGAGTTCCTGGTGGATGCTCATGCATTGGTGACTGGGCACAAAAGCTACTCCGTCGTGAACTGTGTCAACTGGTTCCGGTTGGCAGGCGATCTCGTCCGCCACCATGAGCTGCGATTGCAGGCGTTCCCGGCAGGTTGGGAAAGGCTTCGTGGTTCCGGCCAGCCGCACTTGGAAGCTCATC GCCGCAACATGATGCACAAACTGGGCGGCCTCGACACATCTCCACGCCTTCGACCTTTGCCCTCCGTCCACCTCTGGCACCCTGAGTTCGTTGCCGATGCTCAAGCAATGGTGACTGGGGACAAAAGCAACTAA
- the LOC144113193 gene encoding uncharacterized protein LOC144113193 isoform X2, with the protein MMHELGRLDNLGGLEDDILISLPSRGNGASQLSSSLHMPRGLHLEDHGQYATTTAESFVARVDLLCVTLLNAGFRSMVQKTAI; encoded by the exons ATGATGCACGAACTGGGTCGCCTGGACAACTTAGGCGGCCTCGAAGACGACATACTCATAAGTTTGCCAAGCCGTGGCAATGGTGCGTCTCAGCTGTCCTCGTCTCTGCACATGCCAAGAGGCCTTCACCTTGAAGATCATGGGCAGTATGCGACCACTACAGCCGAGAGTTTTGTCGCTCGTGTCGACCTCCTCTGCGTCACTCTGCTGAATGCCGGATTTCGAAGCATGGTGCAGAAG ACTGCAATATGA
- the LOC144110427 gene encoding uncharacterized protein LOC144110427, translating to MGAVLASDSASMAWLPSSGGEVSSGAIQGGVTSSGEPLNIGRGHHKGNLTIGKFHPSHKTVYVPFSGVEYGYSQYEILVHETINFREATKRLTEFRGTPSHPPGGR from the coding sequence gtgCTCGCCTCCGACAGCGCTTCGATGGCCTGGCTGCCAAGCTCTGGTGGTGAGGTGTCGAGCGGAGCCATTCAAGGGGGCGTGACTTCATCTGGAGAGCCTCTCAACATTGGCCGTGGCCACCACAAGGGCAATCTGACCATCGGCAAGTTCCACCCGTCTCACAAGACCGTTTACGTACCTTTCAGTGGCGTCGAATATGGTTACAGTCAGTACGAGATACTGGTCCACGAGACAATCAACTTCCGAGAAGCAACGAAAAGACTGACAGAGTTCCGGGGAACACCGAGTCATCCTCCTGGAGGCCGCTGA